The DNA sequence TTCTGACGTTCGATACGCGCTATGCCAATTCGATTGCCTCCTGCATCCGCCGCGCGCGCGAGAACGCCCGCTCCGTGCGCGACGTCATTACGCTTGAGCTGTGGGAGCAGATTCACCGGTTTCACGAGATGATCACAGCGGCGGCCGAGCGATTTTCCGGCGGCATGATCCCCTATGAGTTTTACTCGCAGGTCCGCAACGCGAGCCATCTGTTGCACGGATTGGCCGATGACACCATGTCCCACGGCGAAACCTGGCACTTCTTGCGCCTCGGCCGGATGCTCGAGCGAGCCGACAAGACCGCGCGGCTGCTGGATGTGAAATACTTCATCCTCCTGCCGTCCGTCGACGAGGTCGGCATGCCGTGGGACGACCTGCTGTGGTGCGCAGTGTTGAAATCCGCCAGCGCGCTGGAAATGTACCGCAAGCGGTTCGGGCGCGTGCGGCCGGATCGAATCATTGAATTTCTTATTCTCGACCGGACGTTCCCGCGATCGGCGCTCTACTGCATCGACCGCGCGCAGGGCCACCTGCATGCCATCAGCGGAACGCCGGCGGGCGCGTTCCGGACTCCGCCCGAGCAGCAATTGGGCCGGCTACACGCGCGTCTGACCTATGCCCGCCCAGAAGACCTGGTGCTCGCCGGCCTTCACGAGGTGCTCGACGAGCTGCTCGCCGACCTCAACGCCATCAGCCGGGGAATCCACGACACCTATTTTTCACCTGGGCCTGCGACCATCCGCACGGAAGCCATCCTGGTCTACAACCCGCAGCAACAGCAGCAGTAGCGCCAGCCCATGCTGTTCAACGTGCGCCACACCACGCTCTACCGGTACAGCGCGCCGGCCCTGCTGGGTCCGCATGTGTTGAGGCTGTGTCCCCAGCAGGCGCCCGGTGTCCGCGTGATTCGCTGGTCGATTGATATCCGACCCAAGCCCGTTGGCGAGACTGACTACATCGACGATGCGGGAAATTTTGTGCATGCCGCCTGGTTCGCGGGCAGTACCGAATCCCTGAGCATCGCCACCTCGATCGAGGCGCGCACGATCCCGCGCAACCCGTTTGATTTCATCGTCACGAACCCCGGCGCGCTGGTGCTGCCCGCCAAGCTGGACCACGCGCGTCTATTGGCTCCCTATCTCAAGCCGGTCCAACAAAGCGGCGCCGTTGCGCGCCTGTCGGCAAAGCTTGCCAAGCAGGCCGGGTCGCGAACGCTCGAATTCCTCCGCATCGCCGCCGAGCACCTGGCCGGATTCCACAAGACCATTCGGGAGGAGGGCCCGCCCCAACCACCATCCAAAACTCTCGCCAGCCAAACCGGCGCCTGCCGGGATCTGACCGTCCTTTTCATGGACCTTTGCCGGTGGCAGGGCCTTCCCGCCCGATTCGTCAGCGGTTACTGGCGCGGTCGCCGCCCCGTGGATCGCCACCACCTTCACGCGTGGGCGGAAGTCTATTTGCCGGGCGCTGGCTGGCGAGGGTATGATCCGACCTGTGGACTGGCCGTCAGCGACGAGCACCTGCCGCTGGCAGCGGCGCCCGCCCCCGAAGGCGCCGCTCCGGTTGAAGGAACCTACGGCGGCGGTGCTATTGAATCCACGCTGTCCTGGCAAATCCGAATCGACGTCCGGCCGTGAAAGGAGTGCTCTATGACGTTTTGCCTCGGGATGAAAGTGAAAGATGGACTTGTTGGCATTGCGGACACTCGCGTGACATCCGGCACCGAGTGCATCCGGGCCCGGAAGATCTCAACCTATTTTGGCGACCGCTATGCCTTCTTCATGATGACGTCCGGGCTCCGCTCCGTCCGCGACAAGTCCCTGACCTATTTCGAGGAGGCGCTGGATGCGCGACTCGGCGAATGCGACAGGCTCTTCAAGGCCGTGAACCTCTTCGCCGAACAGGTCCGGCGCGTCGCCAAGGAGGACCGAGAGGCGCTGATGGCCTCCGGACTCCATTTCAACATCCACACCCTTATCGGCGGGCAGATGGCCGCCGACAAGGAGCACAAGTTGTTCCTGCTTTATCCTGAGGGAAACTGGGTCGAGGTCGGGCAGGGGACGCCTTATCACATCATCGGGGCCTCCGGCTACGGAAAGCCCGTCCTTGACCGAACGCTCAAATACACCGACCCGATGCGGTTCGCCCTGAAGGTCGGCTGCCTCGCTTTCGACTCCACCCGCATCAGCGCGGCCGACGTGGACTTCCCCATCGACGTCGTGCTTTATCCGTCCGGGTCGTTCGAAATGATCGAGCACCGTTTCGAAAAACAGGACCTCGCGGACATGTCGGCGTGGTGGCAGGAACGACTTCGGAAATCCGTTTCCGAACTGCCGGAAAACTGGATGGAGACCCTGTTGTCTCGCGCCGCGGAGATCGACCCTCGACGCCAGATCGCTGTTCATCCCACCTGAAGCCGAGCTTCGCTCCCGCGGAAAGACGCCCCCCTCGACAGGGTCTGCAAGAACCACCCACGTTCCGGCACGCTTGCCAGAACCAGTCTGAACGCGCCTCCGAATCGACAGCCCGCGGTGTCTCTCGCTGGTGGACAACCGCGGCGGCCCGCACGGCGAACGGGAATCGCCATCACCGGAAACCATCGCGACCTCCTCCGCCGCCAGTGGAGAGGCCGCCTAGCGCATGTCCAGCGCAAACCGGAGGGTCCCGCGTAAATTCCGCTTTCCTTAGTGCAGAAAAATCAAAATCATCGCAGACCGTTGAGGAGCCCATTTGATGAAGACAATCCAGAAGCTTCTCGTTGCGAACCGTAGTGAGATCGCCATCCGCGTGTTCCGGGCCGCCAACGAATTGGGGATCCGCACTGTTGCGATCTACAGCCATGAGGACCGCTTCGCTTTGCATCGCTTCAAGGCGGACGAAGCCTACCTGATCGGCGAAGGAAAGGGGCCCGTCGCCGCCTACCT is a window from the Kiritimatiellia bacterium genome containing:
- a CDS encoding alpha-E domain-containing protein, with the protein product MLSRVAQSVYWIGRYIERAENIARFAEVNQYLTLDLPPGAGEQWEPLIDITGDRAEFFDRYGEATRENVLRFLTFDTRYANSIASCIRRARENARSVRDVITLELWEQIHRFHEMITAAAERFSGGMIPYEFYSQVRNASHLLHGLADDTMSHGETWHFLRLGRMLERADKTARLLDVKYFILLPSVDEVGMPWDDLLWCAVLKSASALEMYRKRFGRVRPDRIIEFLILDRTFPRSALYCIDRAQGHLHAISGTPAGAFRTPPEQQLGRLHARLTYARPEDLVLAGLHEVLDELLADLNAISRGIHDTYFSPGPATIRTEAILVYNPQQQQQ
- a CDS encoding transglutaminase family protein, with protein sequence MLFNVRHTTLYRYSAPALLGPHVLRLCPQQAPGVRVIRWSIDIRPKPVGETDYIDDAGNFVHAAWFAGSTESLSIATSIEARTIPRNPFDFIVTNPGALVLPAKLDHARLLAPYLKPVQQSGAVARLSAKLAKQAGSRTLEFLRIAAEHLAGFHKTIREEGPPQPPSKTLASQTGACRDLTVLFMDLCRWQGLPARFVSGYWRGRRPVDRHHLHAWAEVYLPGAGWRGYDPTCGLAVSDEHLPLAAAPAPEGAAPVEGTYGGGAIESTLSWQIRIDVRP
- a CDS encoding peptidase, coding for MTFCLGMKVKDGLVGIADTRVTSGTECIRARKISTYFGDRYAFFMMTSGLRSVRDKSLTYFEEALDARLGECDRLFKAVNLFAEQVRRVAKEDREALMASGLHFNIHTLIGGQMAADKEHKLFLLYPEGNWVEVGQGTPYHIIGASGYGKPVLDRTLKYTDPMRFALKVGCLAFDSTRISAADVDFPIDVVLYPSGSFEMIEHRFEKQDLADMSAWWQERLRKSVSELPENWMETLLSRAAEIDPRRQIAVHPT